In Fructilactobacillus cliffordii, a single genomic region encodes these proteins:
- the nrdF gene encoding class 1b ribonucleoside-diphosphate reductase subunit beta, with translation MDLNKVLTGKWEGNYDAINWNEVSDEIDKATWHKLTEQFWLDTRVPVSNDLKDWRELDDDHKWLVGHVFGGLTLLDTLQSQDGMAALRLNAKTQHEIAVLNNIQFMESVHAKSYSTIFSTLNTPKEITEIFAWSDSEEFLQNKTKRIYTLYHDDESPLKKKISSVFLETFLFYSGFFTPLWYLGHNKLTNVAEIIKLIIRDESVHGTYIGYKFQTEFNQLSDNEQQELKDWMYSFLYDLYENEEKYTHLLYDEVGWTDKVLTFIRYNANKALMNLGQDPMFPDTAEDVNPVVMNGISTSTVNHDFFSEVGNGYRLGNVEAMSDEDYKIDSWENKHKQD, from the coding sequence ATGGATTTAAACAAAGTATTAACCGGAAAATGGGAAGGTAATTACGACGCCATCAACTGGAACGAAGTTTCCGACGAGATTGATAAGGCGACCTGGCACAAACTAACGGAACAGTTCTGGCTCGATACCCGGGTGCCGGTATCCAACGACTTAAAGGATTGGCGCGAACTAGATGATGATCACAAATGGTTGGTCGGTCACGTCTTTGGGGGGTTAACCCTCTTAGATACACTTCAATCCCAAGACGGAATGGCCGCTCTGCGGCTTAACGCCAAGACCCAACATGAAATTGCGGTGTTAAATAACATCCAGTTCATGGAATCAGTCCACGCCAAGAGTTACTCCACCATTTTCTCAACCCTGAACACCCCGAAGGAAATTACCGAGATTTTTGCGTGGAGTGACTCAGAAGAATTTCTGCAAAACAAAACGAAACGCATCTATACCCTCTACCACGACGATGAAAGTCCTTTGAAAAAGAAGATTTCCAGTGTCTTTTTGGAAACCTTCCTCTTTTACTCTGGTTTCTTTACGCCGCTCTGGTACCTGGGTCACAACAAATTAACCAACGTGGCCGAAATCATCAAGTTGATTATCCGGGACGAATCAGTGCATGGAACTTACATCGGTTACAAGTTCCAAACCGAGTTTAACCAGCTCTCAGACAACGAGCAACAAGAACTCAAGGACTGGATGTACAGCTTCCTGTATGACCTCTACGAAAACGAAGAGAAGTATACCCACCTCTTGTACGACGAAGTCGGCTGGACGGACAAGGTTTTGACCTTCATCCGTTACAACGCCAACAAGGCGCTCATGAACCTCGGTCAGGATCCAATGTTTCCTGATACTGCCGAAGACGTGAACCCCGTGGTTATGAATGGAATCTCCACTTCAACCGTGAACCACGACTTCTTCTCTGAGGTCGGTAATGGCTACCGGCTCGGAAATGTCGAAGCCATGAGTGACGAAGATTACAAGATTGATTCTTGGGAAAATAAACATAAGCAAGATTAA
- a CDS encoding L-lactate dehydrogenase yields the protein MTRKIGVIGMGHVGSTVAHYIVANGFADDLVLIDKNEAKVTADAIDFREAMPNLPFHTNITANDYAALKDANVIISALGNIRLNDGANEDRFSELAYNSEQVKEVAPRIRDSGFNGIIIAITNPVDVITQLYQQITGLPKKHVIGTGTLLDSARMKRAVAEKLGIDSRSVTGYNLGEHGNSQFTAWSTVRALDQPLTELAETKGLDLEALDNEARHGGYAVFKGKGYTNYGVATAAVRLANVVLSDAKTVLPVSNYRPEYDVYLSHPVIVGRDGVITDVPLQLTDAELAKLQNSADFIKENYEKYKN from the coding sequence ATGACACGAAAAATTGGAGTAATTGGAATGGGACACGTTGGTTCTACGGTGGCCCACTACATCGTGGCCAACGGGTTTGCGGATGACCTGGTCTTAATCGATAAGAACGAGGCCAAGGTTACTGCGGATGCGATTGACTTTCGCGAAGCCATGCCCAATTTACCGTTTCACACCAACATTACGGCGAATGATTACGCGGCTTTAAAGGATGCGAATGTCATTATTTCTGCCCTGGGAAACATCCGCTTAAACGACGGGGCCAATGAAGATCGGTTTTCCGAATTAGCTTATAACAGTGAACAGGTCAAAGAAGTGGCCCCGCGGATTCGGGATTCCGGCTTTAATGGTATCATCATTGCGATTACTAATCCGGTGGACGTGATTACCCAGTTGTACCAACAAATCACGGGATTACCGAAGAAACACGTGATTGGAACGGGGACTTTATTGGATTCCGCTCGGATGAAACGCGCGGTTGCCGAAAAACTCGGTATTGATTCACGGTCTGTGACGGGTTACAACCTGGGTGAACACGGAAACTCCCAGTTTACCGCTTGGTCGACGGTCCGCGCTCTAGACCAACCACTAACGGAGTTGGCAGAAACTAAGGGCCTTGATTTGGAAGCTTTGGATAACGAAGCCCGGCACGGTGGTTATGCGGTCTTCAAGGGGAAGGGTTACACCAACTATGGGGTAGCAACGGCGGCCGTTCGGTTAGCGAACGTAGTCTTGTCAGACGCTAAAACCGTCTTGCCAGTGTCGAATTATCGTCCCGAATACGACGTATACCTGTCTCATCCGGTGATTGTCGGACGTGACGGTGTGATTACCGACGTGCCGTTGCAATTGACGGATGCAGAACTGGCCAAATTGCAAAATTCGGCGGATTTCATCAAGGAAAACTACGAGAAGTACAAAAATTAG